From the genome of Leptolyngbya iicbica LK, one region includes:
- the msrP gene encoding protein-methionine-sulfoxide reductase catalytic subunit MsrP translates to MSFIHLPKSWQLPERLVTPEAAYWNRRKVLKGLVGMGIGASAVSFASCQRSDTTVTPELQATWGQPLSDYTVNPDFRDAGRTITEKADATSYNNFYEFGGTKNIWEAAQALPTDPWTLEVGGLVKNPQKFDLDDLTQRFPLEERVYRFRCVEAWAMVVPWLGFPMRSLMAAVEPTSDAKFVSFTSFYDPEVTPGPSWGLGRNLPWPYVEALTIEEMANELAFFAVGLYGQTLPKQNGAPIRMVLPWKYGFKGGKSIVKIEFTREQPATYWNTISPNEYGFEANVNPDVPHPRWSQKTEKIVGTNTNPFDWEKQDTVIYNGYGDYVADLYA, encoded by the coding sequence ATGAGCTTCATCCACCTTCCCAAATCCTGGCAACTCCCCGAGCGACTCGTGACGCCCGAAGCCGCCTACTGGAATCGTCGGAAAGTCCTCAAAGGGCTGGTCGGCATGGGGATTGGGGCCTCCGCTGTCTCCTTTGCGTCTTGCCAGCGATCGGACACGACCGTCACTCCCGAGCTGCAAGCCACTTGGGGCCAACCGCTCAGCGACTACACCGTCAATCCAGACTTTCGCGATGCGGGGCGAACCATCACCGAAAAAGCCGATGCCACCAGTTACAACAACTTCTATGAATTCGGCGGCACCAAAAATATTTGGGAAGCGGCGCAAGCGTTGCCGACCGATCCGTGGACCTTGGAAGTGGGCGGCTTAGTCAAAAATCCTCAAAAATTTGACCTGGATGATCTCACTCAGCGCTTCCCGTTGGAAGAGCGGGTCTATCGCTTTCGCTGTGTCGAAGCTTGGGCGATGGTCGTGCCCTGGCTGGGCTTTCCGATGCGATCGCTGATGGCAGCAGTGGAACCTACCAGCGACGCAAAATTTGTCAGCTTTACCTCGTTCTATGACCCGGAAGTCACCCCTGGCCCGTCATGGGGCTTAGGGCGTAATCTTCCCTGGCCCTATGTCGAAGCGTTAACCATTGAAGAAATGGCGAACGAACTCGCCTTCTTTGCCGTCGGTTTATATGGCCAAACTTTACCCAAACAAAATGGTGCGCCGATTCGCATGGTGCTGCCCTGGAAATATGGGTTCAAAGGCGGCAAATCCATTGTGAAAATCGAGTTCACGCGCGAACAACCTGCCACCTATTGGAATACGATTTCGCCCAATGAATACGGGTTTGAGGCGAATGTGAATCCCGATGTGCCCCATCCCCGCTGGTCACAAAAGACGGAAAAAATCGTTGGCACCAACACCAATCCGTTTGATTGGGAAAAGCAGGACACGGTTATCTATAACGGCTACGGCGACTATGTGGCCGATTTATACGCCTAG